One part of the Nostoc sp. PCC 7120 = FACHB-418 genome encodes these proteins:
- a CDS encoding Uma2 family endonuclease, which yields MNLSVIVEVLSNSTINYDQGDKFLYYRSIAEFQEYILVDQYEYRVMQYVKTDAGKLLLNEVEGESANLLIQSVGWQISLTEIYEQVDFIEKITKINIIGSPRLAMLN from the coding sequence ATGAATCTTTCTGTAATTGTGGAGGTTTTATCTAACTCTACAATTAATTATGACCAAGGAGATAAATTTCTTTACTATCGCTCAATTGCAGAGTTTCAAGAATATATTTTAGTTGACCAGTATGAATATCGTGTGATGCAGTATGTGAAGACAGATGCGGGTAAATTGTTGTTGAATGAAGTGGAAGGTGAGTCAGCTAATTTATTAATCCAAAGTGTTGGCTGGCAAATTTCACTAACTGAAATTTATGAGCAAGTGGATTTCATTGAAAAAATAACGAAGATTAATATTATTGGCTCTCCTAGACTAGCTATGTTAAATTAA
- a CDS encoding PEP-CTERM sorting domain-containing protein — protein MKITSVFSALLAGSGIALAVSSINPAAAITTTFGFQNIIEGQPPNGIDGTVATSGNTAGDAYVGNFDFDVVSGSGTVDFKFNNKFINSSTKVDQIAFSGTSSLFSTYTPNVGNSGTVSFLPITTGTFPQGNNIDQPWTIVFRLSADGPTNAIDPNETFGIRFTLANPNTYQSVIEAITVGTLKTAIRVQAFSGDGSDAFVNSSTPVPEPITMLGLGVGTAGLGALKRKYGNKEAKAKVVV, from the coding sequence ATGAAGATCACGTCTGTTTTTTCTGCTTTATTAGCAGGATCGGGTATTGCCCTGGCTGTAAGTTCTATTAACCCTGCGGCTGCTATTACTACTACCTTCGGTTTTCAGAATATCATTGAAGGTCAACCCCCGAATGGTATTGATGGTACTGTTGCCACATCTGGAAATACTGCTGGTGATGCCTATGTCGGCAACTTCGATTTTGATGTAGTCAGTGGTAGCGGAACTGTAGATTTTAAGTTTAACAACAAATTCATAAATAGTAGCACAAAGGTTGATCAGATTGCTTTTTCCGGTACAAGTAGTCTTTTCTCTACTTATACTCCTAATGTTGGCAATTCTGGAACTGTAAGCTTTTTACCTATAACTACAGGAACTTTCCCACAGGGTAATAATATTGATCAACCTTGGACTATTGTCTTCCGTCTTAGTGCCGATGGCCCAACTAATGCGATAGATCCAAATGAAACGTTTGGTATTCGTTTCACGCTTGCAAATCCCAATACTTACCAAAGCGTTATTGAGGCTATTACTGTTGGTACGCTCAAAACAGCTATCCGCGTTCAAGCATTTTCCGGAGATGGCAGTGATGCCTTTGTTAACTCCTCTACACCTGTTCCCGAACCCATCACCATGCTTGGTCTTGGTGTAGGTACTGCTGGTTTGGGTGCATTAAAGCGCAAGTACGGCAACAAAGAAGCCAAAGCAAAAGTAGTAGTTTAA
- a CDS encoding GumC family protein, which translates to MNKQSYQTLNSEQNGNSKSFLPQPQPVAVPWGEEKDESFSIRDWLSIVKRRSRVIAGVSIVVMTIVAVNVIFRKQPIEYESNFFMLVEPVNDDSEAINIVKETSSSTSKLDYDSQILVLKSPEIMRNTLQALRISYPDITYPSLLESLTINRVGETKIIETRYRANDPNEVSKVLELISKDYLEYSQERRQTKLRQGIQFIDKQLPSIQKRVDQIQQELQFFRQKYDFSSPESKGNALDAQASTLAGTQQSIKLQLTQVRDQLNLLQTEKGKTTVLNNASLYQQLVSQLMQLDTQIATESTLLESNNPRLQTLKEKRASLLPVLQQEEKRFLDVRAAELRTQLQSLELQSAEIAKISHQLEQQRKQVPILARQYTEIQRRLQFANDSLNRFLSTRETLQIQISQTELGWQLIQPPSEPKLVNSSSRLRSLTIGLFASIAAGIAVALLLEKISNTYNSVLKLKNNINFPLLGNVPFDNEVKALQARTSKSKLARFKIFNSLLEGSQDSDVAITQEYSSYSTEFLDALRFLYTNIQQIKPKSQLRSLVVSSVMAGDGKSIVAFYLAQTATAMGLRVLLVDVNLRQPMIHNLANLKNLWGLSSLLSTNLPVSEVIHKLPSMEQLSLITAGPVPEDPIKLLASEKMRQLMVDFENNYDLVIYDAPHFFGLSDVSVISPYTDGVLMVVRIGKTDASVIEQALDYLKILPLNILGVVSNS; encoded by the coding sequence ATGAATAAGCAATCTTACCAAACTTTAAACTCTGAACAAAATGGCAACTCTAAATCTTTCTTGCCTCAACCACAACCTGTTGCTGTTCCCTGGGGTGAAGAAAAAGACGAAAGCTTTAGCATAAGAGATTGGCTGAGTATAGTAAAACGTCGGTCGAGAGTTATCGCAGGAGTATCTATAGTAGTCATGACTATTGTGGCTGTAAACGTGATATTCCGTAAGCAGCCCATAGAATATGAAAGCAATTTTTTCATGCTAGTGGAACCAGTTAACGATGATAGCGAAGCAATAAATATAGTTAAAGAAACAAGTTCTAGTACATCGAAACTAGATTATGACAGCCAAATTTTAGTTCTTAAAAGTCCTGAAATCATGAGAAACACCCTTCAGGCGTTGAGAATTTCTTATCCAGACATCACTTACCCATCGTTGCTAGAATCTCTTACTATTAATCGGGTAGGAGAAACGAAAATCATAGAAACTCGCTATCGAGCTAATGATCCCAATGAAGTTAGCAAAGTATTAGAGCTAATTTCCAAAGATTATTTAGAATACAGCCAAGAAAGGCGACAAACTAAGTTACGTCAGGGGATTCAATTTATTGACAAACAGTTACCATCTATCCAAAAGCGAGTTGATCAAATTCAACAAGAACTGCAATTTTTTCGCCAAAAATATGATTTTAGCTCTCCAGAAAGCAAAGGAAATGCACTTGATGCACAAGCCAGTACGCTAGCTGGAACACAGCAAAGTATTAAATTACAATTGACACAAGTCCGCGACCAACTAAATCTTCTTCAAACAGAAAAAGGAAAAACAACAGTACTGAATAATGCGTCTTTGTATCAACAACTGGTGAGTCAGCTAATGCAATTAGATACTCAAATTGCTACAGAGTCAACGCTATTAGAAAGTAACAATCCTAGATTACAAACTTTGAAGGAAAAACGAGCTAGCCTCCTCCCTGTTTTACAGCAGGAAGAAAAGCGCTTTTTAGATGTGAGAGCAGCAGAATTAAGAACCCAACTGCAATCGCTAGAGTTACAAAGTGCAGAAATTGCTAAGATATCGCACCAACTTGAACAGCAACGCAAGCAAGTACCAATTTTAGCAAGACAATACACAGAAATACAGCGTAGGTTACAGTTCGCCAATGACAGTTTGAATCGTTTTTTATCAACCCGCGAAACCTTACAGATTCAAATATCCCAAACAGAACTAGGTTGGCAGTTAATTCAACCACCTTCTGAGCCAAAACTGGTGAATTCCTCTAGTAGATTACGCAGTTTAACTATAGGTCTATTCGCCAGTATAGCAGCAGGTATTGCAGTTGCTTTACTACTAGAAAAAATATCTAACACCTACAATAGCGTACTAAAACTGAAAAATAATATAAATTTTCCCTTGCTGGGAAATGTGCCTTTTGATAATGAAGTAAAAGCTCTGCAAGCTCGTACTTCTAAATCAAAGTTAGCTCGATTTAAAATATTCAATTCCTTACTAGAAGGTAGTCAAGATTCAGATGTGGCAATTACTCAAGAATATAGTAGTTATTCAACAGAATTTTTAGACGCTTTAAGGTTTCTTTATACAAATATTCAACAAATTAAACCCAAGTCCCAACTACGATCTTTAGTTGTTAGCTCGGTTATGGCTGGTGACGGAAAATCTATTGTTGCCTTTTATCTGGCTCAAACAGCCACAGCAATGGGACTGCGAGTATTACTGGTAGATGTGAACCTCCGCCAACCTATGATTCACAACTTAGCGAATTTAAAAAATTTATGGGGTTTAAGTAGTTTATTATCTACAAATTTACCAGTAAGTGAAGTTATCCATAAACTACCTTCTATGGAACAGCTATCTCTAATCACGGCTGGCCCAGTACCTGAAGACCCCATAAAACTACTGGCTTCTGAGAAAATGAGGCAATTAATGGTAGATTTTGAAAATAATTATGACCTAGTAATTTACGATGCTCCCCATTTCTTTGGGCTATCTGATGTGAGTGTCATCTCACCCTATACGGATGGGGTATTGATGGTAGTGAGAATAGGTAAAACCGATGCTTCAGTGATAGAGCAAGCTTTAGATTATTTGAAGATTTTGCCATTGAATATATTGGGTGTGGTTAGTAACAGTTAA
- a CDS encoding TldD/PmbA family protein, translated as MPNINEIATYAQDNAQKLGIQKFDIYGSTVDETSVQVDQGEPKQVKASNRSGVTVRVWNEDNTIGITSTTDVDPKGLELALKTAYEASFFGVKENVPDFSPEATVPLANTLNEKAPQAPVSQLIEKLLVAEKELLSAHPAIKGVPYNGLAQRDIDRFYLNSQGALRTESVSLSSVYLYSKTEEEGKKPRSAGAYRINRSLENLDINGCIRETAEKTISHLNYDKIKTGKYRVVFSPEAFLSLLGAFSNLFNAQNILDKQSLSTPDDLGKQIASPLLSVYDDALHPANIGAESFDGEGTPTRKVALIENGILTGFLHSAGTAKRLNTQPTGNASIGAKVSVSPNFYHVFSSGDSEQKLNLETAENVILIDDLHALHAGVKSLQGSFSLPFDGWLINKGVKTSIESATVAGDFLELLKSIIYVEPEVALTPGGVAPRIWVEELSITGE; from the coding sequence ATGCCGAATATTAATGAAATCGCTACTTATGCCCAAGATAATGCTCAAAAGCTGGGCATCCAAAAATTTGACATTTATGGCTCAACTGTAGATGAAACTAGTGTACAAGTTGACCAAGGTGAGCCAAAACAAGTCAAGGCTTCAAATCGCTCTGGTGTAACTGTACGCGTCTGGAATGAAGACAATACCATAGGTATTACTAGCACCACAGATGTAGATCCCAAAGGATTGGAATTAGCTTTAAAAACGGCTTATGAAGCTAGTTTTTTTGGTGTGAAGGAAAATGTTCCTGATTTTAGTCCAGAGGCTACTGTTCCTCTCGCTAATACGTTAAATGAGAAAGCCCCTCAAGCTCCTGTTTCGCAGCTCATAGAAAAATTGCTAGTAGCTGAAAAAGAACTGCTGTCAGCTCATCCGGCTATCAAAGGTGTACCTTATAACGGCTTGGCACAAAGAGATATTGATCGATTTTATCTCAATAGCCAAGGTGCTTTAAGAACTGAGTCTGTTTCTTTGTCATCAGTTTATCTGTACAGCAAAACTGAAGAGGAAGGGAAAAAACCACGCAGTGCAGGTGCTTACAGAATCAACCGTAGTTTAGAAAATTTGGATATCAATGGATGTATCCGAGAAACTGCTGAGAAAACCATTAGTCATCTCAACTACGATAAAATTAAAACTGGTAAGTATCGAGTTGTTTTTTCACCGGAAGCTTTTTTAAGTTTGCTAGGGGCTTTTTCTAATTTATTTAATGCCCAAAATATCCTTGATAAACAAAGCTTATCTACTCCTGATGATTTAGGTAAGCAAATTGCTTCGCCTTTATTATCTGTTTATGATGATGCTCTACATCCTGCCAACATAGGTGCAGAAAGTTTTGATGGTGAAGGTACACCTACTCGCAAGGTGGCATTAATAGAAAATGGAATCTTAACAGGCTTTCTTCACAGTGCAGGGACTGCAAAAAGGTTAAATACTCAACCGACAGGTAATGCTAGTATTGGGGCAAAAGTTAGTGTTAGTCCTAACTTTTATCATGTGTTTAGCTCTGGGGATTCTGAGCAGAAACTTAACTTAGAAACAGCAGAAAATGTGATTTTGATCGATGATTTACACGCTCTGCACGCTGGTGTGAAATCTTTGCAAGGATCTTTTTCTCTGCCCTTTGATGGTTGGTTGATTAACAAAGGTGTCAAAACAAGTATTGAATCAGCAACAGTTGCTGGTGATTTCTTGGAACTTTTGAAATCAATTATTTACGTAGAGCCAGAAGTGGCTTTAACACCTGGTGGTGTGGCTCCAAGAATTTGGGTAGAGGAATTATCAATCACTGGCGAATAA
- a CDS encoding TldD/PmbA family protein, translated as MLTSTLLLSNQLPNLQYSSTPERFDETWEAPLATLLGLGRAAGADFVELFLERRNYISSLAEDDTITSISPSLATGAGVRVFRGKADCYVSTNDLSFSGLKAALEKGLSILGLQLPAPNAFIPEINLELLRDYATKRGKDAWLPLCSSIREMGEILLDGTAYLKQKANHIQSRRASYFRDWQEVLVAASDGTFARDIRLTQSVGFNLLCADGANRASIGERAGNTSDANFLRTWDYQQAAEQISESAGKMLYADFVESGTYPIIMANHFGGVIFHEACGHLLETTQIERNTTPFADKKGEKIAHESLTAWDEGRADNAFGTIDMDDEGMPAQRTLLIEKGVLKNFLADRTGSSRTGHPRTGSGRRQNYTFAAASRMRNTYIATGDYTVEELFASVDKGIYCKKMGGGSVGATGQFNFSVDEAYLIENGKITKPLKGATLIGEAKEIMNKISMCSQDLELAPGFCGSVSGSIYTTVGQPHIKVDSITVGGR; from the coding sequence ATGCTTACAAGTACCCTACTTCTCTCAAACCAACTCCCTAACCTGCAATATTCTTCTACACCAGAGCGATTCGATGAAACCTGGGAAGCCCCCTTGGCAACCCTCCTGGGTTTAGGAAGAGCAGCTGGTGCTGATTTTGTTGAACTTTTTCTAGAGCGTCGCAACTATATTAGTAGTTTGGCAGAAGACGATACAATTACTAGTATTTCGCCCAGTCTAGCCACAGGTGCAGGAGTCAGAGTGTTTCGTGGCAAAGCAGATTGCTATGTCAGCACCAACGATTTATCCTTCTCTGGCTTGAAAGCAGCTTTAGAAAAAGGTCTATCTATTTTAGGCTTACAATTACCAGCACCTAACGCTTTTATCCCAGAAATTAACCTAGAACTACTCAGAGACTATGCCACCAAACGGGGTAAAGACGCTTGGCTACCTCTGTGTAGTTCTATCCGCGAAATGGGAGAAATCCTCCTTGATGGTACAGCCTACCTAAAGCAAAAAGCTAACCACATACAATCACGCCGTGCGAGCTATTTTCGGGATTGGCAAGAAGTATTAGTTGCAGCCAGTGATGGTACTTTTGCCCGTGATATTCGCTTAACTCAATCGGTGGGATTTAACCTACTGTGTGCTGATGGTGCGAACCGTGCTTCCATTGGCGAACGTGCAGGTAATACCAGCGATGCTAACTTCCTGAGGACTTGGGATTATCAACAAGCTGCCGAGCAAATCTCGGAATCTGCGGGAAAAATGCTCTACGCAGATTTTGTGGAATCAGGTACTTACCCCATCATCATGGCGAATCACTTTGGTGGTGTAATTTTCCATGAAGCTTGTGGACATTTGCTAGAAACTACACAAATCGAACGTAACACCACACCTTTTGCTGATAAGAAAGGTGAGAAAATCGCTCATGAGAGCCTAACAGCTTGGGATGAAGGACGCGCTGATAATGCCTTCGGCACAATTGACATGGATGACGAAGGTATGCCGGCCCAAAGAACTCTATTAATTGAAAAAGGTGTTTTGAAAAACTTTTTGGCAGATAGAACAGGCTCTTCCCGCACCGGACATCCCAGAACTGGTAGTGGCCGCCGCCAAAATTATACTTTTGCAGCTGCTAGCCGGATGCGTAATACTTACATCGCTACTGGTGACTACACAGTTGAAGAATTATTCGCCTCTGTAGATAAAGGTATTTACTGTAAAAAAATGGGTGGCGGTAGTGTTGGTGCTACTGGTCAATTTAACTTTAGTGTTGATGAAGCCTATTTAATTGAAAACGGTAAAATCACAAAACCGTTAAAAGGCGCAACCCTAATCGGCGAAGCTAAGGAAATTATGAATAAAATTTCCATGTGTTCCCAAGATTTGGAACTTGCGCCTGGTTTCTGCGGTTCCGTCAGTGGCAGTATTTACACCACTGTAGGACAACCCCATATCAAAGTTGATTCCATCACAGTAGGTGGACGCTAA
- the hemJ gene encoding protoporphyrinogen oxidase HemJ: protein MAYSWFKAFHIIGIVVWFAGLFYLVRLFIYHVEANQEPEPARTILKNQYQIMEKRLYNIITTPGMLVTVAMAIGLVSTEPEVLKQGWLHFKLLCVALLLGYHHYCGRLMKKLAADECRWSSQQLRALNEAPTVMLVVIVMLAVFKNNLPTDLTAWLIFALIIFMAVTIQLYAKKRRLDKEKLTAQIGQIPQEQS, encoded by the coding sequence ATGGCATATTCCTGGTTTAAAGCATTTCACATTATAGGGATTGTGGTTTGGTTCGCTGGGTTGTTCTACTTGGTACGGTTATTCATTTATCATGTGGAGGCTAACCAGGAACCAGAACCAGCACGGACGATACTGAAAAATCAGTATCAAATTATGGAGAAGCGCCTCTACAACATTATCACTACACCAGGAATGTTGGTGACGGTAGCAATGGCGATCGGTTTAGTAAGTACAGAACCAGAAGTCTTAAAGCAGGGTTGGTTACACTTTAAGCTGCTGTGTGTTGCTTTATTACTTGGTTATCATCATTACTGCGGTCGGTTAATGAAGAAGTTAGCCGCCGATGAATGTCGCTGGAGTAGTCAGCAGTTACGGGCGCTGAATGAAGCACCAACAGTGATGTTAGTAGTTATCGTGATGCTGGCTGTGTTTAAGAATAACTTGCCTACGGATCTCACCGCTTGGCTAATTTTTGCCCTGATTATCTTTATGGCAGTCACCATTCAGCTTTACGCTAAAAAGCGCCGATTGGATAAAGAAAAACTCACAGCCCAAATCGGACAAATTCCTCAAGAACAGAGTTAG